From one Solanum lycopersicum chromosome 12, SLM_r2.1 genomic stretch:
- the LOC138340510 gene encoding uncharacterized protein — protein sequence MTSKTNEGADSSVVLTPFFYGTDFEYWKIRMRTHLKAEDLWTIIANGFEEQENDGDLTTAEMKNLEAKYRQDAKSVRKIQMEVSRAYFAKIATCETAKKLGILLKLRRMVTKRNHSDTIFEQQVVESILISVTENYEYIVAITEETKDLSKLSIKELVGSFRAHEKRSFFRKDRPKETEDHDGSSKKVEEQGEKNSSLFCKVCKKTNHNVEKCWHKGKPQCNFCKMFGHVEKDCWHKKREQANFCEKHEEEREENLFFASKSDDSTKSNEWCPTKALKDKTPVEAWSGIKPSVSYFKKFGCICYAHVPAEKITKLDEKSQKCVFLGYSDVTKGYRLLDDKTNKLVVSRDVIFDEKTTWNWEDKKIENTTVISLNQEEDEKDEDVSQGREIPDSDNEEPPPRGTKILSDIYQRCNFSGVEPKNYEEAIKHDVWQKTMEKEI from the exons atgacatccaaaacaaatgaaggtgCTGATTCTTCAGTTGTTCTTACTCCATTTTTTTATGGAACTGATTTTGAATActggaagataagaatgagaacacaTTTGAAAGCTGAAGATTTGTGGACTATTATTGCAAATGGCTTTGAAGAGCAAGAAAATGATGGTGATCTTACAACAGcagagatgaaaaatcttgaggctAAGTATCGTCAAGATGCAAAATCCGTGAGAAAAATCCAAATGGAAGTCTCAAgagcatattttgcaaaaattgctACTTGTGAGACTGCAAAGAAGCTTGGAATTTTATTGAAACTGAGGCGTATGGTGACGAAAAG AAATCACAGTGATACAATTTTTGAACAACAAGTTGTGGAAAGTATTCTAATTAGTGTCACAGAAAATTATGAGTACATCGTTGCTATCACTGAGGAGACGAAAGATCTTTCTAAGCTTTCCATCAAAGAGCTAGTTGGATCATTTCGTGCACACGAGAAGCGAAGTTTTTTTCGTAAAGATCGACCCAAAGAGACGGAGGATCATGACGGTTCTTCCAAGAAGGTTGAAGAACAAGGTGAGAAAAACTCTAgtcttttttgtaaagtttgcaaaaagactaatcacaatgtagaaaaatgttggcacaaaggCAAGCCCCAATGTAACTTTTGTAAAATGTTTGGACACGTTGAAAAGGATTGTTGGCACAAGAAACGggagcaagcaaatttttgtgaaaaacatgaggaagaaagggaagaaaatctTTTCTTTGCTTCTAAATCTGATGATTCAACAAAAAGCAATGAATG GTGTCCAACAAAGGCACTAAAGGACAAGACACCAGTTGAAGCTTGGAGTGGAATTAAACCTTCtgtaagttattttaaaaaatttgggtgtatttgttatgctcatgtacctgctgagaaaataacaaaattggatgaaaaaagtcaaaaatgtgTCTTTCTTGGTTATAGTGATGTGACAAAAGGATATAGGCTTCTCGATGacaaaactaacaaacttgttgttagtagagatgtcatttttgatgaaaaaacaacatggaattgggaggataaaaagatagagaatactACTGTCATATCTTTAAatcaagaagaggatgagaaagatgaagatgtCTCTCAAGGGAGAGAAATCCCAGATTCAGATAATGAAGAACCGCCtccaagaggaacaaaaatattgAGTGACATTTATCAAAGATGTAATTTTTCTGGTGTTGAGccaaaaaattatgaagaagcaatAAAGCATGATGTTTGGCAGAAAACCatggaaaaagaaatttga
- the LOC138340512 gene encoding uncharacterized mitochondrial protein AtMg00820-like, giving the protein MDVEIAAIGKNNTWELMDLPKVQRSIGVKWIYKTKLNESGEVDKSKALLTARTNLIYCDNVSAIKLSTNSVLHGWSKHIDVKFHFLRSLTKEKVIDIVYCRSEDQAADIFTKSLKLATFRKLRKLLGVCTLKESNDE; this is encoded by the exons ATGGATGTTGAGATTGCCGCTATTGGAAAAAACAATACATGGGAGCTTATGGATCTTCCAAAAGTCCAAAGATCTATTGGAGTTAAATGGATTTATAAAACCAAACTCAATGAGTCTGGTGAAGTTGATAAGTCCAAGGCGCTCTTG ACAGCAAGAACCAATCTTATTTACTGCGATAATGTCTCGGCGATTAAGCTTTCAACGAATTCAGTATTGCATGGATGGAGCAAACACATAGATGTTAAATTTCACTTCTTGAGATCTCTCACGAAGGAGAAAGTTATTGATATTGTCTACTGTAGAAGTGAAGACCAAGCTGCTGATATCTTCACAAAGTCCCTCAAGTTGGCAACATTCAGAAAGTTAAGGAAGCTACTTGGAGTTTGCACTTTAAAGGAAAGCAACGATGAATAA